The sequence GCGAACGACGGGCTCGCGAAATTCACGTCCGGCGCACCCGTGGCAGACCGCGCGCGCCGGGCGCCGCGGGGCCGAAACAGGACGAGCCCGGATGACCCGGGCTCGCCGTCAAGATATCACTCGACCGCCGCCGCGTTCGCGACGGGACGGTTCCGTTCACTTCTTTTTGGTCCGTTCACTTCTTCTTGGAAGGAACGATCGACTCCTGGAACGACTTCGCGAGCCGCGCCTTCACGACGCGTTTGGCGGGAATCTTGATCTCCTCGCCGGTGGCCGGGTTGCGGCCCTTGCGCGCCTTGCGATTCTGGATCGCGATCTTTCCGATCCCCGGCATGGTGAAGGCGCCGGCCTTCTTCACCTGCGATTGCGCGAGGTTGCTGAACTCGTCGACAACCTCCGCCGCGGTCTTCTTGGAAAACCCGAACTTCTCGGCGAAGTGATTGACGATCTGCGTCTTCGTCATAGGCTTCTTGGCAGCGGCCATCCTCTACCTCCTAAACCGGAAATTGAAATGTGGGAGCGATACCGGCGCAAGCTACCAGACCCCCCACGCGCGGTCAATACGAAATTCGCGATTTTTTCCCGGCTGGCAAGGGCTTCGCACGAATTTCTCCGGGAGGCCCATCGCGCGCCGCGCGCGCCGGCGCTATTCAACTTTCATGATCGGCGTCGCCGGGCGCCCGCATGATCCATCGCGCGGGCGTTCATTGCGCGCGCGCGTTTTGCGGCTTCGCGAATTATGATAGACAGGTTCGGTCCGGCAACGTCATCCCGTCGCGTCACAAACCCTTGGAATCCCGATCAACCGGAGAGCAAAATCCGTGTCCGAATTGCTCGTCATCGCGCCGCCCGGATCGCCGATCCATGACGCGCGCGACCTGCTGCAATCGGCGGGAGTCTCCGTTTCGACCGCGGCGGATTTCGACGAGGCCATCGATCGCGTCGCGAAGATCCACTTTGACGTCGCCATCTGCGATGTGTCGGTCGTAGCGGACGTTTTCGATTTTCGCAACGCGCTCGTCGCCAATTCGCCGCACGCGCAAATCATCCTGTTGCGTAACGGCCTCGAGGGCCCGCCGGACATGCGCCTTGGCATTTGCGACGTGATGACGCCGCCCGTGGATAGCTTCGATGTCGTGCGCCGCGTGCGTTTCGCCGCGCGCATCGCCGAGCTTTCCGCCGACAATCGCCGCCTCGCGCACGATCTGGCGCGCCGAACGCAGCGCGTCCGTCTGCTCGAAGAGGACCGCATGTGGGAAATGCAGGCGGGCGCCGGCTGGTATCGCGAGCTCATCACGAACCTGCCCGACCTCGTGTGGCGCACGGATTTCGAGGGGCGCGTGCTCTACGCGAGCCCGTCGGTGAGGGATCTCCTCGGCATCACGCCCGATGAAACACTCGGCCGGCGCATGTCGCAAT is a genomic window of bacterium containing:
- a CDS encoding HU family DNA-binding protein, which gives rise to MAAAKKPMTKTQIVNHFAEKFGFSKKTAAEVVDEFSNLAQSQVKKAGAFTMPGIGKIAIQNRKARKGRNPATGEEIKIPAKRVVKARLAKSFQESIVPSKKK